A genomic segment from Aegilops tauschii subsp. strangulata cultivar AL8/78 chromosome 1, Aet v6.0, whole genome shotgun sequence encodes:
- the LOC109782766 gene encoding nuclear pore complex protein NUP107: protein MEVDPSPSPSPPPPPMSTPGYFDPESSRLREEYRRYRKRLSSSNDSPMLGTSFSRFSEARALHDGSSIPRRPNAGLLLEEVKQEAADYSDIDGLNGPKLLDGGSGRKAARSTLNLVKLEDDMPREGETTFTAFASLLDSAIQGLMPFPDVILQFERTCRNASESLRYAAIGKVRMVEDKLMQQKAQLLLDEAASWSLLWYLYGKANEELPEGLFMSPTTSHQEACRYVATDLTAQLCLRIVLWLEGLASESLDLEKKVRGSHVGSYLPSSGVWHRTQRYLKRKNNDSNIVKHVDFDAPTREVAQLLPDDKKQDELLLEDIWTLLRAGRLEEACELCRSAGQSWRAATLCPFGGIDLFPSLEAMLKNGNSRTLQAIELESGIGRQWRLWKWASYCASEKIAEHDGGQYEMAVYALQCSNLKRTLPICTDWESACWAMAKSWLDVKVDIELSQYQTSRPEEKEFDDDMNGTQLGPENWPYHVLDQQPRDIAALLQKLHSSDLVHETVSRACREQHRQIEMNLMSGNLAHLLDLLWSWLSSIEEGQNVLRSRDDSDMIRFGAHIVLVLRYLLSNEMEDEFEEKLVTVGDLIINMYVRYLFSEGQEELVGVYASQLERDVCIDLFVDMMELRLNSSLHTMYKLFLSAVEYLPFSSGDVSKACFEEIIERVLSRSREIKPHQYNEDFSDVAEQHHLQALQKAMIIQWLCFTPPSSIPDFEMITGKLLIRALIHSNTLFREFSLISMRRVPELPVGPHKLLAILAEPLKQKENLFSLEDQEVSDNLEEFEDWHEYYSLDATYRGWLRCEMENSSVPPEMLSAEEKDQAVAAATQTLELAFLLLEREERPWLNAVETSPFESSELVFLELHATAILCLPSGECMTPDATSCTALTSALYSTISEEDVLHRQLKVEVKVSSKDPCCIEVALRCLATEGDGFGLHEANDGGLLAAIMAAGFKGELNRFQPGVSMEISRLDAWYSDCHGSVESTAAYIIRGLCRRCCLPETILRSMQASISLSEAGDSLDRCDKLIELVASSDSGMMHLFSQQQLQEFLIFERECFICKMELEEEQRPADG, encoded by the exons ATGGAGGTGgacccgtcgccgtccccgtccccgccgccgccgccaatgTCGACGCCGGGCTACTTCGACCCGGAGTCCTCCCGCCTCCGGGAGGAGTACCGCCGCTACAG AAAGAGACTATCTTCTTCAAACGACTCCCCAATGTTGGGGACCTCATTCTCCAGATTCTCGGAAGCAAGGGCATTGCATGATGGAAGCAGCATACCTAGGCGGCCCAATGCTGGTCTACTACTTGAAGAAGTCAAGCAGGAGGCTGCTGATTATTCCGACATTGATGGCTTGAATGGACCGAAACTGCTGGATGGTGGTTCAGGTAGGAAGGCGGCAAGATCAACGTTGAATCTAGTCAAGCTGGAGGACGATATGCCACGAGAAGGAGAAACAACTTTTACAGCGTTTGCATCCCTTCTTGATTCAGCAATACAAG GATTGATGCCCTTCCCAGACGTGATTTTACAATTTGAGAGGACATGTAGAAACGCTTCAGAGTCACTAAG GTATGCTGCCATAGGAAAGGTTCGGATGGTGGAGGATAAACTTATGCAGCAAAAAGCACAACTATTACTGGATGAAGCTGCTTCTTGGTCACTTCTTTGGTACCTCTATGGGAAAG CAAATGAAGAGCTTCCTGAAGGACTATTCATG TCACCAACTACATCCCATCAGGAGGCTTGCCGCTATGTTGCAACAGATCTTACAGCACAATTGTGTCTGCGGATTGTACTTTGGCTTGAAGGACTTGCTTCTGAAAGTCTTGATTTGGAGAAAAAG GTGAGAGGATCTCATGTTGGTTCATATCTACCAAGTTCTGGTGTTTGGCATCGTACACAGAGGTACCTAAAGAGAAAGAATAATGATTCTAATATAGTGAAGCATGTGGATTTTGATGCTCCAACTCGTGAAGTAGCCCAACTTCTTCCTGATGACAAG AAGCAAGATGAATTGCTTTTAGAAGATATCTGGACTCTCTTAAGAGCTGGAAGATTAGAAGAGGCATGTGAATTGTGCCGATCTGCTGGACAG TCATGGAGAGCAGCCACTCTTTGCCCCTTTGGTGGCATAGATCTGTTTCCTTCCCTGGAGGCCATGCTCAAGAATGGAAATTCTAGAACACTACAAGCAATTGAACTGGAAAGTGGTATTGGACGGCAGTGGCGTCTTTGGAAATGGGCATCCTATTGTGCTTCAGAG AAAATTGCTGAACACGATGGTGGCCAGTATGAGATGGCTGTATATGCTTTACAGTGCAGTAACTTGAAGCGTACCTTGCCAATCTGTACTGACTGGGAG TCAGCTTGCTGGGCAATGGCTAAATCCTGGCTAGATGTTAAAGTGGATATAGAATTATCTCAATATCAAACCAGCAGACCAGAAGAGAAAGAGTTTGATGATGATATGAATGGAACCCAGCTTGGCCCAGAAAATTGGCCATATCATGTTCTTGATCAGCAACCTCGTGATATAGCTGCACTTCTGCAGAAACTCCACTCAAG TGACCTTGTTCATGAAACTGTTTCTCGAGCATGTCGGGAGCAGCATCGACAAATTGAG ATGAATCTCATGAGTGGAAATTTAGCTCATCTTCTTGACCTTCTATGGTCATGGTTGTCTTCCATCGAAGAGGGTCAAAACGTCTTGAG GTCCCGTGATGATTCCGACATGATACGTTTTGGGGCACATATTGTTCTTGTTTTGAGATACCTTCTCAGCAATGAAATGGAAGACGAGTTTGAGGAAAAGCTGGTTACTGTCGGTGATCTCATCATCAACAT GTACGTGAGATACTTGTTTTCAGAGGGGCAGGAAGAGTTGGTTGGAGTATATGCCTCTCAGCTTGAACGTGATGTTTGCATTGATTTGTTTGTGGACATGATGGAACTAAGGTTAAATAGCAG CTTGCATACCATGTACAAGCTTTTCCTCTCTGCTGTGGAGTATCTGCCATTCTCATCTGGAGATGTATCCAAGGCTTGTTTTGAAGAGATAATTGAGAG AGTTCTTTCAAGGTCTCGAGAAATAAAACCCCATCAGTACAATGAAGATTTCTCTGATGTCGCAGAACAGCATCACCTGCAAGCACTTCAGAAGGCAATGATCATTCAGTGGCTTTGCTTCACACCACCATCCTCTATTCCAGACTTTGAGATGATCACAGGGAAACTTCTGATACGGGCGTTGATTCATAG CAACACACTATTCAGAGAATTTTCCTTAATATCAATGAGGAGAGTCCCTGAACTACCAGTAGGACCACATAAGTTGCTTGCCATCCTTGCCGAACCATTGAAACAAAAGGAAAATTTATTTTCGCTTGAAGATCAAGAGGTGTCTGATAACTTAGAAGAATTTGAAGATTGG CACGAATATTACTCCCTGGATGCAACATACCGGGGTTGGCTTAGATGCGAGATGGAGAATTCTTCTGTTCCCCCTGAAATGCTTTCGGCAGAAGAAAAGGATCAAGCTGTTGCTGCAGCGACACAAACACTGGAGTTAGCATTCTTGTTATTAGAAA GGGAAGAGAGACCATGGTTAAATGCTGTCGAGACAAGCCCATTTGAGTCATCAGAGCTTGTTTTCCTTGAGTTGCATGCAACGGCAATACTCTGTCTACCTTCTGGGGAATGCATGACACCAGATGCAACATCATGCACGGCTCTGACTAGTGCACTTTATTCAACTATCAGCGAAGAGGATGTGCTGCATCGCCAGCTGAAG GTGGAAGTTAAGGTCTCGTCTAAAGATCCTTGCTGTATTGAAGTTGCGCTCCGTTGCTTGGCAACAGAAGGTGATGGGTTTGGGCTTCATGAAGCCAATGATGGAGGTCTTCTTGCTGCAATTATGGCCGCAGGCTTTAAAG GTGAACTCAATCGGTTTCAACCTGGAGTTTCGATGGAAATTTCACGACTTGATGCTTGGTATTCTGATTGTCATGGTTCGGTTGAAAGTACTGCTGCTTATATCATTCGAGGACTTTGCCGAAGATGCTGCCTGCCGGAAACAATTCTACGCTCCATGCAG GCATCCATCTCCCTTTCCGAAGCTGGCGATTCTCTAGACCGTTGTGATAAACTCATCGAGTTAGTTGCTTCATCAGATTCTGGGATGATGCACTTGTTCAGCCAGCAGCAGTTACAG GAGTTCCTGATTTTTGAGAGGGAGTGCTTCATATGTAAAATGGAGCTTGAGGAAGAGCAGAGGCCTGCTGATGGCTAA